A part of Variovorax sp. HW608 genomic DNA contains:
- a CDS encoding DUF2188 domain-containing protein produces the protein MSGKNQWVVPINGGDQWGVRGEGNDRLTSIHDTQQQAIDRARDIAINQQSEMFIQGRDGQIRERNSYGDDPFPPKG, from the coding sequence GTGAGCGGAAAGAACCAATGGGTCGTTCCCATCAACGGCGGCGATCAGTGGGGTGTGCGAGGTGAAGGCAACGACCGCCTCACCTCCATCCACGACACGCAGCAGCAGGCGATTGACCGTGCGCGGGACATCGCCATCAACCAGCAGAGCGAGATGTTCATCCAAGGGCGTGATGGCCAGATCCGTGAGCGCAACAGCTACGGTGACGACCCGTTCCCGCCCAAGGGCTGA
- a CDS encoding response regulator translates to MANILVVDDELGIRDLLFEILNDEGHNVELAENAAEARAARQRARPDLVLLDIWMPDTDGVTLLKEWSAAGLLSMPVVMMSGHATIDTAVDATRIGAFAFLEKPITLQKLLKAVEQGLARESARRAAASVVPPSSHLSAVVTTVGESTLVPPAPQTAVAETGPQSTQSFDLDRPLRDARDGFEKAYFEFHLAMENGSMTRVAEKTGLERTHLYRKLKQLGVDLSRGRRSTV, encoded by the coding sequence ATGGCAAACATCCTCGTGGTCGATGACGAGCTGGGCATCCGAGACCTGCTCTTTGAAATTCTCAACGACGAAGGCCACAACGTCGAACTCGCCGAGAACGCGGCCGAGGCCAGAGCGGCGCGACAGCGAGCCCGTCCGGACCTCGTCCTGCTCGACATCTGGATGCCCGACACCGATGGCGTCACGCTGCTCAAGGAATGGTCGGCGGCCGGCCTCCTGAGCATGCCCGTGGTGATGATGAGCGGACACGCCACCATCGACACCGCCGTCGATGCCACGCGCATCGGCGCGTTCGCGTTTCTCGAAAAGCCGATCACCCTGCAGAAACTGCTGAAGGCCGTCGAGCAGGGCCTCGCACGCGAAAGCGCGCGCCGCGCTGCAGCCAGCGTCGTGCCGCCGTCGAGCCATCTCTCCGCCGTGGTCACGACCGTCGGCGAAAGTACCCTGGTGCCGCCGGCGCCGCAGACTGCCGTGGCCGAGACAGGCCCGCAATCGACGCAGAGCTTCGACCTCGACCGCCCGTTGCGCGATGCCCGTGACGGCTTCGAGAAGGCCTATTTCGAGTTCCACCTGGCGATGGAGAACGGCTCGATGACCCGCGTCGCCGAAAAGACCGGGCTCGAGCGCACGCACCTCTATAGAAAACTGAAGCAACTTGGCGTCGATCTTTCGAGAGGGCGCCGAAGCACTGTATAA
- a CDS encoding ATP-binding protein, translating to MVTAIGLVLMFLLAQATNNRAFYERNYARLFGINVVVAVVLILVIGWVAYRLLSRLRQGKFGSRLLIKLAAIFALVGVVPGMLVYVVSYQFVARSIESWFDVKVEGALDAGLNLGRATLDSLSDDLMNKTKAAGAQLANVSDAGAGLVLERIRDQLGATDVVLWSSSGQLIAGAGASRFQLSPERPTSQQLRQVRADRAIAHIEGLDEIPAPGTATPPPASVRAIALVQRQGFEFNTEPRFLQVTHPLPPAVVANALAVQEANREYQERALAREGLRRMYIGTLTLTLFLAVFGAVLLAVLFGNQLARPLLVLADGVRQVAGGDLRPTAVLQGKDELGGLTRSFAVMTQQLAEARGAVEKTMGELDAARSNLQTILDNLTSGVIVLQADGVIVSTNPGATRVLRAPLAAFEGQRLCDVPGLAEFAQSVQQQFDDFEVERLQHGLDHWQHAFELHAAGDAMVEDTINIVARGAELPGATRLLVFDDISEIVSAQRAQAWGEVARRLAHEIKNPLTPIQLSAERLEMKLSGKVAAPEQAVLTKSVKTIVDQVDAMKRLVNEFREYARLPAADLKAVDLNALVTDILHLYPAENALVALRPEFDDRCPPIRADAQQIRQVIHNLLQNAQDAAEANAGRTGHAGEVVIRTRLAESGQRVRLTVQDSGAGFAEHILKRAFEPYVTTKAKGTGLGLAVVKKIADEHGARIELSNRVVDGAVAGAQVSLSFALAGGPQGAVAHTEDSKSSAT from the coding sequence CTACGCGCGGCTGTTCGGCATCAACGTCGTCGTCGCGGTGGTGCTGATCCTGGTGATCGGATGGGTCGCGTACCGGCTGCTCAGCCGGCTGCGGCAGGGCAAGTTCGGCAGCCGGCTGCTCATCAAGCTGGCCGCCATCTTCGCGCTCGTGGGCGTGGTGCCGGGCATGCTGGTCTACGTCGTGTCCTACCAGTTCGTGGCGCGGTCGATCGAGAGCTGGTTCGACGTCAAGGTCGAAGGTGCGCTCGATGCGGGCCTGAACCTCGGCCGGGCCACGCTCGATTCGCTGTCCGACGACCTCATGAACAAGACGAAGGCGGCGGGCGCGCAGTTGGCCAATGTCTCCGATGCGGGCGCCGGCCTGGTGCTGGAGCGGATCCGCGACCAGTTGGGCGCCACCGACGTCGTCTTGTGGTCCAGCAGCGGCCAGCTCATCGCCGGGGCGGGCGCCTCGCGCTTCCAGCTCAGCCCCGAGCGCCCGACTTCGCAGCAATTGCGGCAGGTGCGCGCCGACCGGGCCATTGCGCACATCGAAGGCCTCGACGAAATCCCTGCCCCGGGCACTGCCACCCCGCCGCCCGCGAGCGTCCGCGCGATCGCGCTGGTGCAGCGGCAAGGATTCGAGTTCAACACCGAGCCGCGTTTCCTGCAGGTGACGCACCCCCTGCCGCCGGCCGTGGTCGCCAACGCGCTGGCCGTGCAGGAAGCCAATCGCGAATACCAGGAAAGGGCACTCGCGCGCGAAGGCCTGCGCCGAATGTACATCGGCACGCTCACGCTGACCCTTTTCCTGGCGGTCTTCGGGGCGGTGCTGCTGGCCGTGCTGTTCGGCAACCAGCTCGCCCGGCCGCTGCTGGTGCTGGCCGACGGCGTGCGCCAGGTGGCCGGCGGCGACCTGCGGCCGACCGCCGTGCTGCAAGGCAAGGACGAACTCGGTGGCCTCACCCGCTCGTTCGCCGTGATGACCCAGCAGCTGGCCGAGGCGCGCGGCGCGGTCGAGAAGACCATGGGCGAGCTCGACGCCGCCCGGTCCAATCTGCAGACGATCCTCGACAACCTGACCTCGGGCGTGATCGTGCTCCAGGCGGACGGGGTGATCGTCTCGACCAACCCGGGCGCCACGCGGGTCCTGCGGGCGCCGCTGGCGGCGTTCGAAGGCCAGCGGCTGTGCGACGTGCCGGGCCTTGCCGAGTTCGCGCAGAGCGTGCAGCAGCAGTTCGACGACTTCGAGGTCGAGCGCCTGCAGCATGGCCTCGACCACTGGCAGCACGCGTTCGAATTGCACGCCGCCGGCGACGCCATGGTGGAGGACACGATCAACATCGTTGCCCGGGGGGCCGAACTGCCCGGCGCGACCCGGCTGCTGGTGTTCGACGACATCTCCGAAATCGTCTCGGCCCAGCGCGCCCAGGCCTGGGGCGAAGTCGCGCGACGGCTGGCGCACGAGATCAAGAATCCGCTGACGCCGATCCAGCTCTCGGCCGAGCGGCTCGAAATGAAGCTCTCCGGCAAGGTCGCGGCGCCCGAGCAAGCGGTGCTCACCAAGTCCGTCAAGACCATCGTCGACCAGGTCGACGCCATGAAGCGGCTCGTCAACGAGTTCCGCGAGTACGCACGGCTGCCGGCGGCCGACCTGAAGGCCGTGGACCTCAACGCGCTGGTGACCGACATCCTCCATCTCTACCCGGCGGAGAATGCCCTGGTGGCCCTGCGGCCGGAATTCGACGATCGTTGCCCCCCGATCCGCGCCGATGCGCAGCAGATCCGGCAGGTGATCCACAACCTCTTGCAGAACGCCCAGGATGCGGCGGAGGCCAATGCGGGTCGGACCGGGCATGCCGGCGAGGTCGTCATCCGGACGCGGCTCGCGGAATCCGGCCAGCGGGTGCGCCTCACGGTGCAGGACAGCGGCGCCGGCTTCGCCGAGCACATCCTCAAGCGCGCCTTCGAGCCCTACGTCACGACCAAGGCGAAGGGCACCGGCCTGGGCCTCGCCGTCGTCAAGAAGATCGCCGACGAGCACGGCGCGCGCATCGAACTTTCGAATCGCGTGGTCGATGGGGCTGTGGCTGGTGCGCAAGTCTCGCTATCATTCGCGCTTGCAGGGGGGCCGCAGGGAGCGGTTGCTCACACAGAAGATTCGAAGTCATCCGCGACCTGA